From a region of the Salvelinus alpinus chromosome 2, SLU_Salpinus.1, whole genome shotgun sequence genome:
- the LOC139563622 gene encoding C->U-editing enzyme APOBEC-2-like — MADKKGAAASSKLVLRKKERTTKTAVTVEVKKEVKKEVKTEMKTEMKREVKREVKSSLVKKEEKVLAVGEKVEGNGEVPMEEGATANEDVANGEAATANANGANGEYEPIELPPWEIIEGDRIDPFQFKFQFKNVEYSSGRNKTFLCYLVDKGKADDGLMRGYLEDEHSGAHAEQAFFLQTLPDYDPAVKYTITWYMSSSPCAVCAAKIAEALQARKSIKMTLFSARLFEWEDQDIQAGLNALSQAGCKLRMMKPMDFTYVWDTFVENDNLTFTPWEDCQDNYEYYHEKLADIMQ; from the exons ATGGCCGACAAGAAGGGCGCTGCTGCCAGCAGCAAACTGGTGttgaggaagaaagagaggacgACAAAGACAGCGGTGACTGTGGAGGTCAAGAAAGAGGTCAAGAAAGAGGTGAAGACGGAGATGAAGACGGAGATGAAGAGGGAGGTGAAGAGGGAGGTGAAGTCGAGTTTAgtgaagaaggaggagaaggtcCTGGCAGTGGGGGAGAAAGTGGAGGGGAACGGAGAGGTCCCAATGGAAGAGGGAGCCACAGCTAATGAAGACGTGGCTAACGGGGAAGCGGCGACGGCTAATGCTAACGGAGCAAATGGGGAGTACGAACCCATTGAGCTGCCCCCTTGGGAGATCATCGAAGG GGACCGCATCGACCCGTTCCAATTCAAGTTCCAGTTCAAGAACGTGGAGTACTCGTCAGGTCGTAACAAGACGTTCCTGTGTTACCTGGTGGACAAGGGGAAAGCTGATGACGGTCTGATGAGAGGTTACCTGGAGGATGAACACTCAGGAGCCCACGCTGAGCAGGCCTTCTTCCTCCAGACTCTCCCAGACTACGACCCTGCTGTCAAATACACTATCACCTG GTACATGTCATCCAGTCCCTGTGCGGTCTGTGCAGCTAAGATCGCAGAGGCCCTTCAGGCCAGGAAGAGCATCAAGATGACTCTCTTCTCAGCCCGGCTGTTTGAGTGGGAGGATCAAGACATCCAGGCGGGGCTGAATGCTCTGTCTCAAGCCGGGTGCAAGCTGAGGATGATGAAGCCCATGGACTTCACCTATGTCTGGGACACTTTTGTGGAGAATGACAACCTAACGTTCACCCCCTGGGAGGACTGCCAGGACAACTACGAGTACTACCACGAGAAACTGGCAGACATCATGCAGTGA